In a genomic window of Methanosarcina horonobensis HB-1 = JCM 15518:
- a CDS encoding DUF169 domain-containing protein: MRKTAMLNVEEELGKKFAEAGRLQLRPLCVYATDEVPQGAAPSYKIDRCVAKAVYTSSLFKETPPLYVEAGHEQCCAGGLVWMGLAEPHPKLKYFVTVGTPDFHGGAAEHLKATPELFDEQKERAGKITPHGKYTVIAPCTDEVSPETVRAFILFAGSEQIRNLCGLAQFNNSDPFYRTIIPGGPVCATMIAFPAGMAENAPKDSAFVGPADPTGNPWLPPELMIMGIPAGLAQQMASNLEESFICKRSRIAYPEKRVGVKPPVADLQK, translated from the coding sequence ATGAGGAAAACTGCAATGTTGAATGTTGAAGAGGAGCTGGGAAAAAAGTTTGCCGAAGCCGGAAGGCTGCAACTGCGCCCTCTCTGTGTCTATGCCACGGATGAAGTCCCGCAGGGTGCAGCACCATCGTACAAAATAGACCGCTGTGTGGCAAAGGCGGTTTACACTTCCTCCCTCTTTAAAGAAACACCTCCTCTCTATGTTGAGGCTGGTCACGAACAGTGCTGTGCAGGCGGACTGGTATGGATGGGGCTTGCTGAACCGCATCCAAAGCTAAAATACTTCGTTACTGTGGGTACACCAGATTTTCATGGGGGTGCAGCCGAACACCTGAAGGCAACTCCTGAACTGTTCGATGAACAGAAAGAACGCGCAGGAAAAATTACTCCCCACGGCAAATACACGGTTATTGCACCGTGTACTGATGAAGTTTCACCTGAAACCGTCAGAGCATTTATCCTGTTTGCAGGTAGTGAACAGATCAGAAACCTCTGCGGGCTTGCCCAATTCAATAACTCTGATCCCTTTTACAGGACGATAATACCCGGAGGACCCGTCTGTGCTACGATGATCGCTTTTCCGGCAGGCATGGCAGAAAATGCGCCAAAAGACTCGGCTTTTGTGGGACCTGCCGACCCAACAGGGAATCCCTGGCTGCCTCCTGAGCTGATGATTATGGGCATCCCTGCAGGGCTCGCGCAGCAGATGGCATCCAACCTGGAAGAGTCTTTTATCTGCAAGAGGAGCAGGATAGCATATCCTGAGAAACGTGTTGGTGTAAAGCCTCCGGTTGCAGACCTGCAAAAGTAA
- a CDS encoding 4Fe-4S binding protein, which produces MNINTKKLAKTAIPFILIIFPFVFSFLIEETFENAVIMEVLIIFILFAIIFKRSFCGFLCMVGALQRGIGYIGFKILKKRATVPATLDKYLRAVKYIILTGFAVLSIASGKFLLQVSVDDVFEQYSIILPGLAWISIMLMFVTIIGSFFIDNFFCKYICIQGAVAGVAGRFSPSGIVRCEDKCINCKLCTKNCPSNLEVHKMKKVISAECFNCQKCIAVCPKKGALTNSFAGRKIPLGLFVAMAGMVFILLTFLITLFL; this is translated from the coding sequence ATGAATATTAATACTAAGAAATTAGCAAAAACGGCCATTCCTTTTATTCTAATAATATTCCCGTTTGTTTTTAGTTTCCTTATTGAGGAGACTTTCGAAAATGCAGTCATTATGGAAGTTCTAATAATATTTATTTTGTTTGCCATTATCTTCAAAAGAAGCTTTTGTGGTTTTTTGTGCATGGTGGGGGCGCTGCAAAGGGGTATTGGATATATAGGATTCAAAATTTTAAAAAAAAGGGCTACAGTTCCTGCAACACTCGATAAATATCTTAGAGCAGTGAAATATATCATACTTACAGGTTTTGCAGTATTATCCATTGCAAGCGGCAAGTTTCTGCTACAAGTCAGTGTTGACGATGTGTTTGAGCAATATAGCATAATATTGCCTGGATTAGCCTGGATAAGTATTATGTTGATGTTTGTAACAATTATTGGCTCATTCTTTATTGATAATTTCTTCTGCAAATATATCTGCATACAGGGTGCTGTCGCCGGAGTTGCAGGTCGGTTTAGCCCCAGTGGTATCGTCCGATGCGAAGATAAGTGCATCAATTGCAAGTTATGTACAAAGAACTGTCCCTCAAATCTAGAGGTGCATAAAATGAAGAAGGTAATATCGGCTGAATGTTTTAACTGCCAAAAATGCATTGCTGTATGTCCAAAGAAAGGGGCATTAACTAATAGTTTTGCAGGCAGAAAAATCCCGTTAGGTTTGTTTGTAGCAATGGCAGGAATGGTTTTCATATTGTTAACCTTTTTAATAACGCTATTTTTATAG
- a CDS encoding DUF169 domain-containing protein, translating to MRETAMLSVEELGKKLIEAGRLQLRPLCVYATDEVPQSAVPSYTVDRCVAKAIYASALFKETPPLYVEAGHEQCCIGGMVWMGLAEPHPKLKYFVTVGTPDFRGGAAEHLKATPELFDEQKERAGKITPHSKYTVIAPCTDEVSPETVRAFILFAGSEQIRNLCGLAQFNNSDPFYRTIIPGGPVCATMIAFPAGMAENAPKDSAFVGPADPTGNPWLPPELMIMGIPAGLAQQMASNLEESFICKRSRIAYPEKRVGVKPPIADLQK from the coding sequence ATGAGAGAAACTGCAATGTTAAGCGTTGAAGAGCTGGGGAAAAAGCTCATTGAAGCCGGAAGGCTGCAACTGCGCCCTCTCTGTGTCTATGCCACGGATGAAGTCCCGCAGAGTGCAGTACCATCGTATACTGTAGACCGCTGTGTTGCAAAGGCGATATACGCTTCCGCCCTCTTTAAAGAGACACCTCCTCTCTATGTTGAGGCAGGACATGAACAGTGTTGTATCGGCGGAATGGTATGGATGGGACTTGCTGAACCGCACCCGAAACTGAAGTACTTCGTAACTGTTGGCACTCCGGACTTCCGTGGTGGTGCTGCCGAACACCTGAAGGCAACTCCTGAACTGTTCGATGAACAGAAAGAACGCGCAGGAAAAATTACTCCCCATAGCAAATACACAGTTATTGCACCGTGTACTGATGAAGTTTCACCTGAAACCGTCAGAGCATTTATCCTGTTTGCAGGTAGTGAACAGATCAGAAACCTCTGCGGGCTTGCCCAATTCAATAACTCTGATCCCTTTTACAGGACGATAATACCCGGAGGACCCGTCTGTGCTACGATGATCGCTTTTCCGGCAGGCATGGCAGAAAATGCGCCAAAAGACTCGGCTTTTGTGGGACCTGCCGACCCAACAGGGAATCCCTGGCTGCCTCCTGAGCTGATGATTATGGGCATCCCTGCAGGGCTCGCGCAGCAGATGGCATCCAACCTGGAAGAGTCTTTTATCTGCAAGAGGAGCAGGATAGCATATCCTGAGAAACGTGTTGGTGTAAAGCCTCCGATTGCAGACCTGCAAAAGTAA